A stretch of the Corylus avellana chromosome ca6, CavTom2PMs-1.0 genome encodes the following:
- the LOC132185564 gene encoding uncharacterized protein LOC132185564, with protein MIGLSKLCSALTVVFVVSLVAILALLFCMLRRRRRIRGKRVFDGEENSLYNPSKELFYFFCWKNQSRIEPQQAPSPSPHKRNSGEEEREGVDCENCSSSEKGKTKSKRVITEERVGVVGVSSSLPVVFMTIDVDEATLFSTPCASSPYYTPLPSPTREMESTT; from the exons ATGATCGGTCTGAGCAAGCTTTGCTCGGCACTCACTGTGGTGTTTGTAGTCTCTCTTGTAGCCATACTCGCTCTGCTCTTCTGCATGCTCCGGCGACGGAGAAGGATCCGTGGAAAGAGAGTCTTTGATGGCGAGGAGAATTCACTCTACAACCCCTCAAAGGAgctcttctactttttctgctGGAAAAATCAATCCCGCATCGAGCCCCAGCAAGCTCCTTCTCCCTCTCCACACAAGAGAAACAGCGGAG aggaggagagagagggtgtgGACTGTGAGAACTGTTCTTCTTCGGAGAAAGGGAAGACGAAATCGAAGAGGGTGATTACAGAGGAGCGCGTTGGGGTCGTTGGGGTGTCAAGCTCATTGCCAGTGGTGTTCATGACGATCGATGTGGATGAAGCGACGCTGTTTTCAACGCCTTGTGCTTCGTCGCCTTACTACACTCCTTTGCCTTCTCCTACTCGTGAGATGGAATCTACAACCTAA